A window of the Cicer arietinum cultivar CDC Frontier isolate Library 1 chromosome 6, Cicar.CDCFrontier_v2.0, whole genome shotgun sequence genome harbors these coding sequences:
- the LOC101513947 gene encoding glucan endo-1,3-beta-D-glucosidase-like, with amino-acid sequence MIFINVMIVGAAKTWCVAKEGADTQALISAINYACGAGADCGPIQPGGLCYNPNTIQSHASYAFDSYYQMKKQADGSCDFGGSATIVNTEPSYGKCVYPSF; translated from the exons ATGATTTTCATTAATGTGATGATTGTAGGAGCAGCAAAAACATGGTGTGTGGCTAAGGAGGGAGCTGATACCCAGGCCTTAATTAGTGCTATAAATTATGCATGTGGAGCTGGAGCTGATTGTGGGCCTATTCAGCCCGGTGGACTTTGTTATAATCCAAACACCATCCAAAGTCATGCTTCTTATGCTTTTGATAGTTACTATCAAATGAAGAAGCAAGCTGATGGCTCTTGCGATTTTGGTGGCAGTGCAACCATTGTTAACACTGAACCAA GTTATGGAAAGTGCGTATATCCATCTTTCTGA